GGCGACAAGCTTCTGCACGACAAGCCGATCACGGGGCTGCAGCAAGCGATAGGGCTCGTGGCGCAAGGTGGGGGGCGACTTGCGATGGTAGCGCGCCACGTTGCCGATGATGCCGCGCTGCACCTCGGAGAGACCAATCATGCGCGACGACGTGAGGAGGTACTGTGTGTGCTTGTGATGGCCCGAGTTGTTCACGAACTGCCCCATGTCGTGCAGCAGCGCAGCCACCTCGAGCAGCATGCGCTCTTCCTCACCCAGGTGATGATGGCGCTCGGTCTGATCAAAGATGGAGAGGGCGAGGCGAGCTACCGTGCGGCCGTGTAGCTCGTCGAAGCGATAGCGACGACCCAGCTGCATCGCCGATGCCACGACCTGATCGCGATGGATGCCGCGCTTGCGATCGACGACCTCAGACGCCATATCGGCGAGCAGCCCGTCCTTGAGGCCTACCCGCGGTACCTGCAGCACCGAGACCTGCGCGTGTCGCAACAGGTTCTGCAGAACCAGGGCGGCGGGCACGATGACGTCGGCACGATCAGGACGCAGACCGAAGCGGGTCATGCGCTCTTCATAGCTGGCTGGCAGAAGATGGGCGCACAGCGCGTCGAGGTGCTCGAGCGAGAGAGACGTTCGCGGCGCAGCGCTGGCTGCCCCCGTGCCGTCGAGGGCCACGGCAAGATCAGCCAGGGCCTCGCAGTTGCCCCCCGTGGCGAGGCACAGATCGATGCGGCGCTCACCCAGCTGCGACCTGAGCCACTGCTTCGACAGATCGATGTATTCGCGGACCTGCTGCTGAAAGGTCGCCTCGTCGACAGCGCGACTGAAGCGCTCGATGAGACGCACCGTGCCCATGCGAAAGCTCTCAGTGGCCGCAATGCTGCCATCATCGACGAGCGTTACCTCGACGCTGCCCCCCCCGATATCGATGAGCAGGGCAAGCTTGCCGCGCAGATTCACCGCACGGCTCACAGCAAGCGCCACAAGACGCGCTTCTTCTTCACCGCCGATGACCTCGAGCTCGATGCCGGTCTCACGCGCCACCCGATCAACGAAGACATCGCGGTTGTGCGCCTCACGCAGGGCGCTGGTTCCCACAGCGCGCACCTGCCGCACCCCGTGCTCGTCGAGCTTCGCCTTGAA
The nucleotide sequence above comes from Pseudomonadota bacterium. Encoded proteins:
- a CDS encoding Ppx/GppA family phosphatase encodes the protein MGRAGCCCVGAGTHDARVRPEKKERVGGRPCATRLLCWEGDFQERPCQGQPSKRSTGAIQVLRPRASSSTWGEGKLFPVQEDYAPTVYTTRTRVRETTVPKKPSKQAPLAFLRQTPPPRAVAELVQAIGAIDVGSNAMRLVVATVSRSGEMRVVDPCREAVRLGKDAFTTGLLREETIERALAAFARFKAKLDEHGVRQVRAVGTSALREAHNRDVFVDRVARETGIELEVIGGEEEARLVALAVSRAVNLRGKLALLIDIGGGSVEVTLVDDGSIAATESFRMGTVRLIERFSRAVDEATFQQQVREYIDLSKQWLRSQLGERRIDLCLATGGNCEALADLAVALDGTGAASAAPRTSLSLEHLDALCAHLLPASYEERMTRFGLRPDRADVIVPAALVLQNLLRHAQVSVLQVPRVGLKDGLLADMASEVVDRKRGIHRDQVVASAMQLGRRYRFDELHGRTVARLALSIFDQTERHHHLGEEERMLLEVAALLHDMGQFVNNSGHHKHTQYLLTSSRMIGLSEVQRGIIGNVARYHRKSPPTLRHEPYRLLQPRDRLVVQKLVAILRLADALDAEHGGKVSEVSVDLKRPRMRLRLRGEGDLLLEKWAVGRKASLFEEIYGVEIVVD